In the genome of Planctomyces sp. SH-PL62, the window GCTGAAGATCGGGTCGTTGCGGAACCGTCTCCGGGCGCTGTTGGTCAGGTCGCAGACGACGGCCTCGTGGGACCCTTCGGGAAAGTCGGCGGGGATCTGGACCGACGCCTCCACGACCCGACGCTCGCCCTTGTAGGGCTTGAGCGTGACGAACGCCTTCAGGGTCCCGCCGGGCTCCACGGTCACGGACTGGAGCCGCACCGACTCGATGGCCGCGACCCGTCGTCCGTCCTCGATCTCGACGTCGCAGTCGATCGCCGCGATCCGGACGGGCCCCATCGGGTTCTTGACCAGGATGTTCACGATCGAGGCGAGCGGCCCGAAGAGCGCCGAGGCCCCCATCGGCCCGGTGTATCTCGGCCCGCTGAATGTGTCTTGCAGCGTGATGGTCCCGTGGCCCTCGACGTGGACGTCGGCTCGGAGGCGGGCGGTGAGTTCCTCCGGCAGGTTCCCCTCCGTGTCGATCGCGCTGGTGAGGATCGACATGATCAGCGCCGAGGTCAACGACGGCTCGCGGACCATGCCCACCTTGTACGTGCGGGCGTCGGCGTACTTCCCGGTCTTGACCCGCACGGACATCGGCAGCATGTCGGGCTTGGCCCCGATGCGACCGGCGACCCCGGTGCTGACGTCGGCGTCCACCACGCCCACCACCTTCAGCGGCGAGCCCATCTTCATGCTGACGCTGGCTCGGGGATAAACGGTGTGGATGTAGCCGGTCATCATCGGGAACTCGCAGTTTCCCAGGCTGAACATGGGATGGCCGAACCCGTACACCCGGTTCCCCTCGACGTGCGTGACCGTGCCGATGCCCGAGAGGTCGAAGTCGCCCATCACCATGGCGATGCTCAGCGGCGACCCCGGCTCGAACGGCTTCTCCCCTTCGGCCTGGATGATCTCGTCGGAGGCGCGGCCCCCCGACATGGGGGCCATCCCCAGGGGACGGAGCCTCTCGTCGAGCATCGCCAGGGCCCGAGGGCTGAACCCTGAGGCTGCCAGCGGCGTCGCGATCGGGATCATGCCGGCCCCCCCGCCGGAGACCCGCAACGGCATCTCCAAGCGGTTCGCCGCGGGCTCGTCGCCCGTGAGCCCCTCGATCTCGATCTTGGTCGCGTACGAGAGCGACGCCTGGATCGGAGCCGTCCCGTCCTCCTCCAACGCCTCGGCCGCGAGCCGGCGGTCGCTGGCTCGGACGTACTTCACCATCTGCTGGAACGGCGTGACGCCGGCGATCGGGTCCTTGGCGAACTCCCAGGCGAAGGCGACGGCGCCGACGAGCTTGCCGTCGATGTAGATCGGGCTGCCGCTCATCCCCTGGATGATCCCGGCGTGCTCCAGGTTGCAGCCGCTGAGCCGGCACAGGACCATGTCCCGGCCGGGGCTGACGTCTCGCATCACCCCCAGGACCTCGGCCCCGAACTCCTCGAGCTTCGAGCCGACCATCACGGTCCGGCCCACGCCTTTCATCCCAGGCCGCAGATCCTTCACGTCCCAGTACGTCGCG includes:
- a CDS encoding SpoIVB peptidase S55 domain-containing protein, with the translated sequence MRTRTFRRGLFALGLGWAALVLASSTAVIADEPDAATYWDVKDLRPGMKGVGRTVMVGSKLEEFGAEVLGVMRDVSPGRDMVLCRLSGCNLEHAGIIQGMSGSPIYIDGKLVGAVAFAWEFAKDPIAGVTPFQQMVKYVRASDRRLAAEALEEDGTAPIQASLSYATKIEIEGLTGDEPAANRLEMPLRVSGGGAGMIPIATPLAASGFSPRALAMLDERLRPLGMAPMSGGRASDEIIQAEGEKPFEPGSPLSIAMVMGDFDLSGIGTVTHVEGNRVYGFGHPMFSLGNCEFPMMTGYIHTVYPRASVSMKMGSPLKVVGVVDADVSTGVAGRIGAKPDMLPMSVRVKTGKYADARTYKVGMVREPSLTSALIMSILTSAIDTEGNLPEELTARLRADVHVEGHGTITLQDTFSGPRYTGPMGASALFGPLASIVNILVKNPMGPVRIAAIDCDVEIEDGRRVAAIESVRLQSVTVEPGGTLKAFVTLKPYKGERRVVEASVQIPADFPEGSHEAVVCDLTNSARRRFRNDPIFSEPRDLEGILSSLRLQTEPKRTEVYLHVQTPERGLAVNGVALPNLPASARAAFGSKRQAPASAIRSDLIQAAATPWVVEGNQTLKFTVAKDAGLSLSLE